A single window of Scomber scombrus chromosome 12, fScoSco1.1, whole genome shotgun sequence DNA harbors:
- the pdzd7a gene encoding PDZ domain-containing protein 7a: MAHSSHSPGRREMTNGGGHPHLNNGGQRYMLKKQQHHRRKSSSPMGRVILINAPVDGGDDCEDIHTVTVDKSPAGRLGFSIRGGSEHGLGVFVSKVEDDSSAAQAGLTVGDKLVEVNGVSLESITMSSAVKVLTGNNRLRMVVRRVGKIPGIRYSKEKTTWVDLIHRRMVVEESGCTPSDASSEGALHRIVHLFTTSDDYCLGFNIRGGKEFGLGIYVSKLDPGGLAEQHGIKMGDQILAANGVSFDDITHSNAVEVLKSHTHVMLTIREAGRYPAYKEMVAEYGWLDKLTNGGPAPSSQGSESNSSASSLSSSTPLSSLSGLSQVLFPPVFGSEMVDVAISTEERPLCPSSTERTAETAIQTDPYPPSYLEHPSPNVSYSDRVVNSETSRTVGATVLLKDTVIRGKGEGPRDMVGTGESGAGDSGRGRMRTLSSGDQKEVEHSPKTAALMALSRPRKPIRRSQSHITVSEDRQKKKKQKEKNPKEGKTGLQRSKTFVNLLFKKDRKDKNRSKSPSHHADRDKERGRPFQLLTSPRESRAGVKDSSPQHRPDTLQYVEDIANKLLSKDEVAAVMRHCRRFLSDNVIEDLVRPLLAILDRPEKLLLLREIRMLIPTTELGRFDSMVMPFELEAYDILKSRTVRSPALRSPRSGTPRRHLITPIPDYRGGFFLQPVQDTMRERQMIEELERLRLSGQQSGHLPPSRAFTPLLDVPVDGYASSTVHSRSLSPSPTHSFLLTESPQSTQHGSQPSRSPNRRENEVSRYDEISLLSVSDRGDVAPERGRSPVRNGRGRSRRDTSPESTDGRWISREGYTEVSVRVPSQRRARTPLADVFESVGEKSPSTSRGSSQLVNGHSQNGHDVQRTATLPAEGYEITTLSISKAKQSLGISISGGMESRVQPMIKIEKIFPGGAASTNEALKAGYELLSVDGESLQGATHQHAVDVIRCAFSNKAKDPMVFVVKVPKVLTTPTNLRRPAE, encoded by the exons ATGGCTCACTCCTCTCACTCCCCTGGCCGGAGGGAGATGACAAATGGAGGGGGGCACCCCCACCTCAACAATGGAGGCCAACGCTACATGCTGAAGAAGCAGCAACACCACAGACGCAAGTCCTCATCACCAATGGGCAGGGTGATTCTCATCAACGCACCTGTTGATG GTGGGGATGACTGTGAAGACATTCATACAGTGACAGTAGACAAGAGTCCAGCTGGTCGTCTGGGCTTCAGCATCCGTGGGGGCTCTGAACATGGACTCGGTGTATTTGTCAGCAAGGTGGAGGATGACAGCTCTGCAG CACAGGCTGGGCTGACTGTGGGCGATAAGCTGGTGGAGGTGAACGGGGTCAGCCTGGAGAGCATCACCATGAGCAGTGCTGTGAAGGTCCTGACAGGCAACAACAGGCTGAGGATGGTGGTGAGACGTGTGGGCAAAATCCCTGGCATCCGCTACTCCAAGGAGAAGACCACATG ggtggATCTGATTCACCGGCGGATGGTGGTGGAGGAAAGTGGTTGCACGCCGTCAGATGCCAGTTCAGAGGGCGCTCTCCACAGGATCGTACATCTCTTCACCACATCAGATGACTACTGTCTGGGCTTTAACATCAGGGGAGGCAAAGAGTTCGGACTGGGAATTTACGTCTCCAA GTTGGACCCAGGTGGGCTTGCAGAGCAGCACGGTATCAAAATGGGGGATCAAATCCTTGCAGCCAACGGGGTCAGCTTTGATGATATCACACACAGCAATGCAGTTGAGGTCCTAAAGAGCCACACACATGTTATGTTGACCATAAGG GAAGCTGGAAGATACCCTGCTTACAAGGAGATGGTGGCAGAATATGGTTGGCTCGACAAAT tgaccAATGGGGGCCCAGCACCATCCTCTCAGGGTTCAGAGTCTAACTCCTCTGCCTCCTCGTTGTCCTCCAGCACCCCTCTCAGCTCCCTCAGTGGTCTCTCCCAGGTCCTTTTCCCTCCTGTCTTTGGCTCTGAGATGGTAGATGTCGCCATTTCCACAGAGGAGCGTCCCCTATGTCCAAGCAGCACAGAAAGAACTGCTGAAACTGCCATACAGACTGACCCCTACCCTCCAAGCTACCTGGAACACCCCTCACCTAATGTCTCATACTCTGACCGGGTGGTCAACTCAGAAACCAGTCGGACTGTAGGTGCCACAGTGCTGCTGAAGGACACAGTCATACGTGGGAAAGGGGAGGGGCCGAGGGACATGGTTGGAACTGGGGAAAGTGGAGCAGGGGACAGTGGGCGGGGACGGATGAGAACGCTGTCATCAGGGGACCAGAAAGAAGTGGAACACTCACCTAAGACGGCAGCATTGATGGCCCTGAGCAGACCACGGAAGCCAATCAGACGATCCCAGAGTCACATCACTGTGTCAG aagacagacagaagaagaagaaacagaaagagaagaacccAAAAGAGGGTAAAACTGGCCTGCAGCGCTCCAAAACCTTTGTTAAcctgctgtttaaaaaagacCGTAAAGACAAGAACCGCTCCAAGTCACCGTCTCATCATGCTGACAGAG ATAAAGAGAGGGGTCGTCCCTTCCAGCTCTTGACCTCCCCCAGAGAATCCCGTGCAGGAGTTAAAGACAGCAGCCCACAGCACCGACCCGACACCCTGCAGTACGTGGAGGACATTGCAAATAAGCTGCTCAGCAAGGATGAGGTGGCTGCTGTGATGAGACACTGTCGGCGG TTTTTGTCCGACAATGTGATCGAGGATTTAGTGCGCCCACTTTTGGCAATCTTGGACCGTCCAGAAAAACTGCTACTTCTCAGAGAAATAAG AATGCTGATACCTACGACGGAGTTGGGTCGTTTTGACAGCATGGTCATGCCTTTTGAGCTGGAGGCATATGATATTCTCAAAAGTCGCACAG tgcGTTCTCCAGCTCTGCGCTCCCCTCGCAGTGGAACTCCTCGACGCCACCTCATAACTCCAATCCCAG aCTACAGGGGTGGATTCTTCCTCCAGCCAGTCCAGGACACAATGAGGGAGCGTCAGATGATTGAAGAGTTGGAGAGACTGCGTTTGTCTGGCCAACAGTCAGGCCATCTGCCTCCATCCCGTGCCTTCACCCCCCTGCTGGATGTACCTGTGGACGGCTACGCCTCCTCCACTGTGCACTCCCGCTCCTTGAGCCCCTCACCCACCCACAGCTTCCTCCTCACAGAATCCCCACAAAGCACCCAACATGGGAGCCAACCCAGTCGCTCCCCAAACAGGAGAGAGAACGAGGTGTCGCGGTATGATGAGATCTCCTTGTTGTCTGTTTCTGACCGAGGAGATGTGGCTCCTGAACGAGGAAGATCACCTGTGAGGAATGGACGTGGGAGATCAAGGAGGGACACGAGTCCTGAGAGCACTGATGGCAGATGGATCAGTCGAGAGGGCTACACTGAGGTCAGTGTACGGGTTCCTTCACAACGGCGAGCGAGAACCCCTCTGGCTGATGTATTTGAGTCTGTGGGTGAGAAGAGCCCCTCTACAAGTAGAGGGAGCAGTCAGCTGGTAAATGGACATTCACAAAATGGTCACGATGTGCAAAGAACAGCAACTCTACCAGCAGAGGGGTATGAAATCACCACTTTGAGCATCTCCAAAGCCAAGCAGTCTCTTG GTATTAGTATCTCTGGAGGTATGGAGTCTCGAGTCCAGCCCATGATAAAGATTGAGAAGATTTTCCCTGGAGGCGCTGCATCAACAAATGAGGCTCTGAAG